One Cyanobacteria bacterium FACHB-DQ100 DNA segment encodes these proteins:
- the cheB gene encoding chemotaxis-specific protein-glutamate methyltransferase CheB: protein MKIAIVNPSMHQIAALKQALAQYQLIWTAQSATEAVAKCLQTLPDLILIDAQLPAATTEQILKQAACSVLITTTNLREHISAVYVAIEQGAIDVVDISGLSDDRAGTTELLAKISRMGKRLTSAHRSSSAYSRTAHKDGLMPLIAIGSSTGGPKALATILADLPTNFRAAIVIVQHVDAHFSVGFADWLSQQTRLPVRIAMAGDRPERGTVLVAGTNDHLYLKSDLTLDYTPYPIEYVYRPSVDVFFKSLAQHWSRQGTAILLTGMGRDGAQGLQALRQQNWQTIAQSQESCVVYGMPKAAVELNAAIEVLSPAAIAATLSTLRFT, encoded by the coding sequence ATGAAAATTGCGATCGTCAATCCTTCTATGCACCAGATTGCAGCACTCAAGCAAGCGCTGGCGCAGTATCAGTTAATCTGGACAGCGCAGAGCGCTACAGAGGCAGTCGCAAAATGTCTTCAGACTCTACCTGATTTGATTCTGATCGATGCTCAGTTACCTGCTGCGACGACTGAGCAGATTCTAAAACAGGCTGCCTGTAGCGTTCTGATTACAACAACAAACCTGCGAGAACATATTTCGGCTGTTTACGTTGCGATCGAGCAAGGGGCGATCGATGTTGTGGATATCTCTGGTCTAAGTGATGATCGCGCTGGAACAACGGAGCTTCTAGCCAAAATTTCGAGAATGGGTAAGCGATTGACCTCAGCGCATCGCAGTTCATCTGCTTACAGTCGAACCGCTCACAAAGATGGATTGATGCCGCTGATTGCGATCGGCTCATCCACCGGAGGGCCAAAAGCACTCGCTACGATTCTTGCTGACCTTCCAACCAACTTTAGAGCCGCGATCGTCATTGTTCAGCATGTGGATGCTCATTTTTCGGTAGGCTTTGCAGACTGGTTAAGCCAACAAACACGCTTACCTGTGAGAATTGCAATGGCAGGCGATCGACCCGAACGCGGAACAGTGTTAGTTGCAGGCACAAACGATCACCTCTATCTAAAATCCGACCTCACGCTCGACTATACACCGTACCCGATCGAGTACGTGTATCGACCCTCTGTTGATGTGTTTTTCAAAAGTCTAGCTCAACACTGGAGTCGTCAAGGAACTGCAATTCTACTCACCGGCATGGGACGCGATGGCGCGCAAGGATTACAAGCACTGCGCCAGCAGAACTGGCAAACGATCGCGCAGAGTCAGGAAAGCTGCGTGGTTTATGGAATGCCGAAAGCCGCAGTCGAGCTAAACGCTGCGATCGAGGTGCTTTCCCCAGCCGCAATTGCTGCAACTCTATCTACCTTAAGATTCACATAA
- a CDS encoding hybrid sensor histidine kinase/response regulator, whose protein sequence is MNTYSKLELFCREVEVQVGVLTESLSVLKTQPLSIAELNRSSQAAHATWGAARLMKLEAIVELANLIHQSLLAAQNKAVTLSPEQVENLLYASRFLLNMSKAATGDLDQWLNEHSWSLGIIQTALRATAALNHGSSSNHLSVGQSVEATVDQVTASHRIVASTSSLPSTSSLPSTSSLPSEATVDQAKSETPIALIEAPKSPEASPSVDASMLDLFRLEAEAQVVILNDGILALENNAQSGQALETLMRAAHSLKGAARIVSLDAIVNLAHVMEDCFVAAQQNRITLNPDNVDVLLQAVDLIQGISQVSNSELSQWLKRNHSAFESIRSTIAEILDPTVQAAQSSQKTLIEPERLDREPNTEEALHLLEANRSKQSATIEQSEQAIQDRVVRVSAENLNRIMGLAGESLIEANWLQPYADSMMLLKRRLGELSRSLEQLQTSLDRGIYDQESRERLHEARQREQECFGFLGDRLTELELYAQRTANLSDRLYREVISSNMRPFNDGVQGFPRMIRDLARKLNKKVKLEIIGKSTPVDRDILKKLEAPLTHILRNATDHGIESPEERIAVGKPAEGTIRLEALHRGGMLAITIADDGKGINLEQLRQKVIQKNLATSEMAAQLSDSELLEFLFLPGFSTAKQVTEISGRGVGLDIAKSMAQEVGGTVRAMSQVGKGTSFHFQLPLTLSVVRTLLVEISGKPYAIPLARIDQIVRVERSQISDVENREYFTLNQQHIGLVAAHQILELPELMSQDAALSVVVVSDQSRPYGLVVDKFLGERDLVVRPLDPRLGKVRDISATSLLADGTPILIVDVADMVRSIDMLLNSGQLARVNSLEADVPLEKHKRILVVDDSITVREMERKLLENRGYTVDVAVNGAEGWNAIRTNQYDLVISDIDMPQMNGIELVKHIKNHSRLHSLPVIIVSYRDRPEDRIQGLEAGADYYLTKSSFHDDGLIDAVVSLVGR, encoded by the coding sequence ATGAACACTTACTCAAAGCTGGAACTGTTTTGCCGCGAAGTGGAAGTTCAGGTTGGTGTTCTCACCGAGTCGCTCTCTGTTCTGAAAACGCAGCCGTTGTCGATCGCAGAGTTGAATCGATCAAGTCAAGCAGCCCATGCGACTTGGGGAGCAGCGCGACTGATGAAATTGGAAGCGATCGTAGAGTTAGCAAATTTAATCCATCAATCCTTGCTCGCGGCTCAAAACAAAGCGGTCACGCTTTCTCCGGAGCAGGTTGAGAATTTGCTGTATGCTAGCCGTTTTCTGTTGAATATGAGCAAGGCGGCAACAGGAGATCTTGATCAATGGTTGAATGAACATTCCTGGAGCTTAGGCATCATTCAAACTGCCTTAAGAGCGACTGCTGCATTAAATCATGGTTCATCCAGCAACCACTTATCAGTAGGGCAATCAGTAGAGGCAACAGTTGATCAAGTTACTGCATCGCATCGGATTGTAGCTTCTACAAGTTCTTTACCCTCTACAAGTTCTTTACCCTCTACAAGTTCTTTACCCAGTGAGGCAACCGTTGATCAAGCTAAATCAGAAACCCCGATCGCGCTCATTGAAGCACCGAAATCGCCTGAAGCATCGCCCAGCGTAGATGCTTCGATGCTAGATTTATTTCGGTTGGAAGCAGAAGCACAGGTCGTAATTCTGAATGACGGAATCCTTGCCCTGGAAAATAATGCTCAATCTGGGCAAGCGCTAGAAACATTGATGCGAGCGGCTCATTCCCTCAAAGGGGCAGCGCGAATTGTCTCACTTGACGCGATCGTTAACCTAGCTCACGTTATGGAAGACTGTTTTGTTGCGGCTCAACAGAACAGAATTACACTCAATCCAGATAATGTTGATGTACTGCTGCAAGCGGTTGATCTGATTCAGGGCATCAGTCAAGTTAGCAATTCAGAGCTTTCTCAATGGTTAAAGCGCAATCACTCAGCATTTGAATCGATACGATCGACGATCGCTGAAATCCTTGATCCAACTGTTCAAGCAGCCCAATCCAGCCAGAAGACCCTGATCGAGCCTGAGCGCTTAGACCGTGAACCAAACACCGAAGAAGCTCTTCACCTATTGGAAGCAAACCGCTCAAAACAATCTGCAACCATTGAGCAATCCGAGCAAGCCATCCAAGATCGGGTAGTGCGAGTCAGCGCAGAGAACTTAAACCGCATTATGGGACTCGCAGGAGAGTCATTGATCGAAGCAAACTGGCTTCAACCCTACGCAGACTCAATGATGCTGCTGAAGCGACGACTAGGGGAACTGTCGCGCAGTCTAGAGCAGCTTCAAACTTCGCTCGATCGCGGCATCTATGACCAAGAAAGCAGAGAACGACTGCACGAAGCTCGCCAGCGCGAACAGGAATGTTTCGGCTTCTTGGGCGATCGCTTAACCGAGCTTGAACTTTATGCCCAACGCACCGCAAATCTCTCTGATCGCCTCTATCGAGAGGTCATTTCCTCAAATATGCGCCCGTTTAATGATGGAGTGCAAGGCTTTCCGCGCATGATTCGCGATCTTGCGCGGAAGCTGAATAAAAAAGTCAAGCTAGAGATTATTGGCAAATCTACCCCTGTCGATCGCGACATCCTCAAAAAGCTCGAAGCGCCCCTCACCCACATTCTCAGAAACGCCACCGACCACGGCATCGAATCTCCTGAAGAGCGCATTGCGGTTGGAAAACCCGCAGAAGGCACAATTCGCCTCGAAGCGCTGCATCGAGGGGGAATGTTAGCGATTACGATCGCCGATGACGGTAAAGGAATCAATCTAGAGCAGTTGCGTCAAAAGGTGATTCAGAAGAACCTAGCAACATCAGAAATGGCAGCACAATTGAGTGATAGTGAACTTTTGGAATTTTTATTCCTGCCAGGGTTTTCTACTGCCAAACAAGTCACGGAAATTTCTGGACGGGGAGTAGGCTTAGACATTGCGAAAAGCATGGCGCAAGAAGTCGGAGGAACCGTCCGCGCCATGTCTCAAGTTGGTAAAGGAACAAGCTTTCACTTTCAGTTACCGCTGACTTTATCGGTGGTACGAACCTTGTTAGTTGAAATTTCAGGGAAACCTTATGCAATTCCCCTAGCCCGAATTGATCAAATCGTCAGAGTAGAACGATCGCAAATTAGTGATGTCGAAAACCGCGAATATTTCACCCTGAATCAACAGCACATTGGTTTGGTTGCCGCGCATCAAATTCTCGAATTGCCAGAGCTAATGTCTCAGGATGCAGCCCTTTCTGTGGTCGTGGTTAGCGATCAATCCCGTCCTTACGGGCTGGTTGTGGATAAGTTTTTGGGCGAACGTGATCTAGTGGTGCGACCCCTTGATCCCCGTTTGGGAAAAGTGCGTGACATCAGTGCAACTTCACTGCTTGCCGACGGAACTCCGATTTTGATTGTAGATGTTGCTGATATGGTGCGATCGATTGATATGCTGCTGAATTCTGGACAGCTCGCAAGAGTGAATTCTCTCGAAGCCGATGTTCCTCTTGAGAAGCATAAGAGAATTTTAGTGGTAGATGATTCAATTACGGTGCGCGAAATGGAACGTAAGCTGCTCGAAAATCGCGGCTACACCGTGGATGTTGCCGTGAATGGTGCAGAGGGCTGGAATGCCATCCGAACGAACCAGTATGACTTAGTGATCAGCGACATCGATATGCCCCAAATGAATGGAATTGAGCTGGTGAAGCACATTAAAAATCATTCTCGCTTGCATTCGTTACCTGTGATCATTGTGTCTTACCGCGATCGTCCAGAAGACCGAATTCAGGGACTCGAAGCAGGCGCAGACTACTATCTCACCAAGAGTAGTTTTCATGATGATGGGTTGATTGATGCGGTTGTCAGTTTGGTAGGTCGTTGA
- a CDS encoding purine-binding chemotaxis protein CheW yields the protein MIQQDLVTSGQTIDSTALNDCWNQIGVMGDRSCDRLSTVMHCYDCPVYAAAGDSLLQREPQQNYLDEWIRILSEAPSDPEDTESEGAIVCTADAISVMIFRLGKEWLSLPVRILQEVTAPCVIQPVPHRSNELFLGLVNIRGETLLCASLSYLLNLRADEDAATGSSKRMILAGQGDEKWVFPVDEVHGVFRFHSSELQDAPIVVAKAAEAYTQGIVHWQNQKVSYLDSELLFYTLNHKIF from the coding sequence ATGATACAGCAAGACTTAGTAACTTCAGGTCAGACGATCGACTCCACAGCTTTGAATGATTGCTGGAATCAGATCGGTGTAATGGGCGATCGATCTTGCGATCGCTTATCGACTGTGATGCACTGTTATGACTGTCCGGTGTATGCAGCAGCGGGAGATAGTTTACTCCAGCGCGAACCCCAGCAGAACTATCTCGATGAGTGGATTCGCATTCTTTCTGAAGCACCGAGCGATCCAGAAGATACGGAAAGCGAAGGCGCGATCGTGTGTACAGCGGATGCAATTTCTGTGATGATTTTTCGCTTGGGCAAGGAATGGTTATCTCTGCCCGTGCGGATTTTGCAGGAAGTGACAGCGCCCTGTGTCATTCAGCCCGTTCCACACCGCAGCAATGAACTCTTTCTCGGATTAGTCAATATTCGGGGAGAAACTTTGCTGTGCGCCTCGTTAAGCTATCTTTTGAACTTACGTGCGGATGAAGATGCGGCGACAGGTTCCTCTAAGCGGATGATTCTGGCGGGTCAAGGCGACGAGAAGTGGGTGTTTCCGGTGGATGAAGTGCATGGAGTCTTTCGCTTTCATTCGTCGGAGCTACAAGATGCCCCGATCGTGGTGGCAAAAGCGGCTGAAGCATATACGCAAGGGATTGTGCATTGGCAAAATCAGAAAGTGAGCTATCTCGATTCTGAACTATTGTTTTACACGCTAAACCACAAGATTTTTTAA
- a CDS encoding MCP four helix bundle domain-containing protein codes for MMNYLLKDKSLKGRIMSAFIFMGVLVLIVSFVGLVSTIRLSSGINTLSSNSLPSLIGLWKVNEGQTQVESSERALLIPGLTPQERQTEFDRIKKAWAQIDEGFKQYETTPRTEEEDRNYKKLLENWNRWKTDHEELIKLSQNLDNRFTPTDPNAQRPDVLNQLRDRARANRVSFEAATTSLLESLKINEEVAKQAEKIADQDVNQARSWTILAMILGPTSAILLGRYLGNALIRRLQQSVVQITTSATQIAASGKELEATVAEQLASTNEVTATAQTIASTSRKLVKTMEQVAGMAQTTATSANDSQDELVEMANVMRQLTDATAAISSKLGVMNAKANNINNVVVTITKVADQTSLLSLNAAIEAEKAGEYGAGFAVVAREIRRLANQTAVATLEIEQIVKDMQSAVSVGVMEMDKFNRSVGDSADRVSKIGDQVAKVIQQVQSLPPRFEQVSQSVETQSESAYQISEAMEQLSQASHQTVDALRETNSALDQLDDAAQNLRREIARAR; via the coding sequence ATGATGAATTATCTATTAAAAGACAAGTCTCTCAAAGGTCGGATCATGAGCGCCTTTATTTTCATGGGCGTGTTAGTGCTAATTGTGTCTTTCGTGGGTCTAGTCAGCACAATTCGCCTCAGCAGTGGAATCAACACGCTGAGCAGTAACAGCCTGCCGAGCTTAATTGGACTCTGGAAAGTCAATGAAGGACAAACACAGGTCGAATCCTCAGAACGGGCATTGTTAATTCCGGGACTGACTCCGCAGGAGCGTCAGACAGAGTTCGATCGCATTAAAAAAGCATGGGCACAGATTGATGAGGGCTTCAAGCAGTACGAGACTACACCACGTACTGAGGAAGAAGACCGCAACTATAAGAAGCTATTGGAAAACTGGAACCGCTGGAAGACTGACCACGAAGAATTGATTAAGCTCAGCCAAAATCTAGACAACAGGTTTACTCCCACTGATCCGAATGCTCAAAGACCCGATGTGTTGAACCAACTGCGCGATCGTGCTAGAGCAAATCGCGTTTCGTTTGAAGCAGCAACGACCTCGCTACTCGAATCTCTCAAAATCAACGAGGAGGTCGCAAAACAAGCTGAAAAAATCGCTGATCAAGATGTCAATCAAGCAAGATCTTGGACTATACTCGCGATGATTTTGGGGCCTACAAGTGCTATCTTGCTCGGACGCTATCTTGGTAACGCTTTGATCCGACGCTTGCAGCAATCCGTGGTGCAAATTACCACCTCTGCAACGCAAATTGCGGCATCTGGCAAAGAACTCGAAGCAACAGTAGCCGAACAGCTTGCCTCTACTAATGAAGTCACCGCGACAGCCCAAACGATCGCATCGACCTCCCGAAAATTGGTTAAAACAATGGAGCAAGTTGCAGGAATGGCGCAAACCACTGCAACTTCTGCAAATGACAGCCAGGACGAACTGGTAGAAATGGCCAACGTAATGCGTCAATTAACTGATGCAACAGCAGCAATTTCATCCAAGCTGGGTGTAATGAATGCAAAGGCGAACAACATTAACAATGTCGTGGTCACGATTACCAAAGTTGCGGATCAAACCAGTTTGCTGTCGCTCAATGCAGCGATCGAAGCCGAAAAAGCAGGAGAATATGGAGCAGGATTTGCAGTCGTAGCGCGTGAGATTCGTCGCCTTGCGAATCAAACCGCCGTTGCCACGCTTGAAATCGAGCAGATTGTTAAAGATATGCAGTCCGCGGTTTCGGTGGGAGTGATGGAAATGGATAAGTTCAATCGATCCGTAGGTGACAGCGCCGATCGGGTGAGCAAAATCGGAGATCAAGTCGCGAAAGTCATTCAGCAAGTGCAAAGTTTGCCGCCGCGATTCGAGCAGGTTAGCCAAAGTGTGGAAACTCAGTCAGAAAGCGCGTATCAAATCAGCGAAGCGATGGAACAACTCAGTCAAGCATCGCACCAAACTGTCGATGCTCTGCGAGAAACAAACAGCGCCTTAGATCAGTTAGATGATGCAGCGCAAAATCTCCGTCGTGAAATTGCTCGCGCCCGCTAA
- a CDS encoding chemotaxis protein CheR: MSFAAIAALLNQTIGIDVEGIGTRNLKRVIAAQCDPEDIPAYFRTLQSSPQALETLIEQIVIPETYFFRDRKPFEFLIEQARSRESLRILSAPCSTGEEPYSIAISLLEAGLSVDRFNIDAIDISKTAIAKAKRGIYGKNSFRGEAWIDRNRYFQPAQDGHEVKSFVRRAINFYQGNILTAFPAAQVTYDMIFCRNLLIYLSRAACEQVFNTLEQLLSPNGLLFVGASEAAKVPGDRFTSVRQPFTFAFQKTAPVKQQSDREHRDIPERPMMTKPSVTPSKPIQQPTGLTDLELARQLANAGKIDAAVAHCNAHLQHDLTNAEVYTLLGTLHQVKAEITHAERYFQKALYLNPNHYQALVSLALIKEGRGDLSGAKLLQQRIQKLSP, translated from the coding sequence ATGAGCTTCGCCGCGATCGCAGCCTTACTCAATCAAACGATCGGGATCGATGTCGAGGGAATTGGAACCCGCAACCTCAAGCGAGTCATTGCAGCCCAGTGCGATCCTGAGGATATTCCTGCTTACTTCAGGACGCTACAGTCCTCTCCACAAGCCCTAGAGACGCTGATCGAGCAGATTGTTATACCAGAAACTTATTTTTTTCGCGATCGAAAGCCGTTTGAGTTTCTGATCGAGCAAGCGCGATCGCGGGAATCGCTGCGAATTTTGAGCGCTCCCTGCTCAACAGGCGAAGAACCGTATTCGATCGCGATTTCGCTGCTCGAAGCGGGTTTATCCGTTGATCGCTTTAATATTGATGCGATCGACATTAGTAAGACAGCGATCGCCAAAGCCAAGCGGGGCATTTACGGCAAAAATTCGTTTCGAGGTGAAGCTTGGATCGATCGCAACCGCTATTTTCAACCGGCTCAAGACGGGCATGAAGTTAAATCATTCGTTCGTAGAGCAATCAATTTTTATCAGGGAAATATCTTAACTGCATTCCCAGCAGCCCAAGTGACCTACGACATGATTTTTTGTCGCAATTTGCTGATTTATCTCAGTCGTGCTGCTTGTGAGCAAGTCTTCAACACATTAGAACAATTGTTATCACCCAACGGATTACTATTCGTCGGTGCATCTGAAGCTGCAAAGGTTCCGGGCGATCGCTTTACTTCAGTCCGTCAACCGTTTACCTTTGCGTTTCAAAAAACTGCTCCAGTCAAGCAGCAGAGCGATCGTGAGCATCGCGACATACCAGAGCGACCAATGATGACGAAGCCTAGCGTCACACCCTCAAAACCAATCCAGCAGCCCACTGGTTTAACAGATTTAGAACTAGCGCGACAACTTGCCAATGCTGGAAAAATTGATGCCGCGGTCGCCCATTGCAATGCTCATCTACAGCACGATCTCACCAATGCTGAAGTTTACACACTTCTGGGAACCTTGCATCAAGTCAAAGCCGAAATTACTCACGCCGAACGCTACTTCCAAAAAGCACTGTATCTCAACCCAAATCATTATCAGGCCTTAGTTTCTCTTGCCTTGATTAAAGAAGGGCGCGGCGACCTCAGCGGCGCAAAACTCCTTCAGCAGCGGATTCAGAAGCTCAGCCCCTAA
- a CDS encoding chemotaxis protein CheW: MLLLLFCVGKDPYAIESSHIVEVIPSVPLRKLHYVPKYVAGLLNYRGTIVPVVDLCELIQGTPSRFQLSSRIIMVKSAEASTVSYLGLLAEQVIQTLDKPKAKFVASNAVHMNAAPYLGGMILDDRGMIQQIHLDRLFADVQQIYLAASGESQLK, encoded by the coding sequence ATGCTGCTGTTATTGTTTTGCGTTGGTAAAGATCCTTACGCGATCGAAAGTTCTCATATCGTGGAGGTGATTCCGAGCGTACCGCTGCGAAAACTGCACTACGTTCCTAAATACGTCGCAGGATTGCTGAACTATCGCGGCACGATCGTTCCCGTGGTTGATCTGTGCGAATTGATTCAGGGAACACCGAGTCGCTTCCAGTTGAGTAGCCGCATCATCATGGTGAAGTCTGCGGAAGCATCTACGGTTTCTTATCTAGGATTATTAGCAGAACAAGTGATTCAAACCCTGGATAAACCCAAAGCAAAATTTGTTGCTTCTAACGCCGTTCATATGAATGCCGCTCCCTATTTAGGAGGAATGATCCTAGACGATCGCGGCATGATTCAGCAGATTCATCTTGATCGATTGTTTGCGGATGTACAGCAGATTTATCTAGCAGCGTCAGGGGAGTCGCAACTGAAATGA
- a CDS encoding amidohydrolase family protein, producing MSEPCILDKLIKNVRVVRPHQSSVEHLDLGIKDGKFAQIASQISPEQATEVIDAQNLLAFPGLIDAHMHIGIYQSLEQDAIAESKAAAMGGVTTSLNYIRTGQYYLNKGGSYQQFFPEVLSRSEGNFFVDYSYHIAPISAQHIDEMQWLFEQYGVASFKIFMFYGGYGLHGLSDQQNLFLMINKEERYDFAHFEFIMRGLAQLRERYPADSISLSLHCEIAEILNAYTKIVQQDSSLTGLSAYSAARPPHSEGLAICIASYLAHETNCININLLHLSSRKAVEAALMMQSTFPHINFKREVTIGHLLLDVEAPTGKWAKVNPPIRSRADVEFLWTAVLQNQIDWIVSDHACCSAEKKASLQDPDNIWLAKSGFGGTEYLLSGVLSEGSKRGMSYDHMARLLCWNPAQRFGLWQKGDIAIGYDADLVLVDPNERFVVQAAESFSKQGYTPFEGMELTGRVKQTMLRGNLIYDRGQILGSPQGRYLKRSQSSR from the coding sequence GTGTCTGAACCTTGCATTCTGGATAAACTGATCAAAAACGTGCGTGTCGTTCGTCCACATCAATCTAGTGTAGAGCACTTAGATCTAGGCATTAAGGATGGTAAGTTTGCCCAGATCGCGTCACAGATCAGCCCAGAACAGGCAACAGAGGTCATCGATGCTCAGAATCTACTCGCTTTTCCTGGATTGATAGATGCTCATATGCACATTGGCATCTATCAATCCTTAGAACAAGATGCGATCGCAGAAAGCAAAGCCGCCGCAATGGGAGGCGTAACTACCAGCCTCAACTACATTCGGACTGGACAATACTATCTCAATAAAGGTGGCTCTTATCAGCAATTTTTCCCAGAGGTGCTATCTCGATCGGAAGGTAACTTTTTCGTCGATTATAGCTATCACATTGCACCGATTAGCGCTCAGCACATTGATGAAATGCAATGGTTGTTTGAGCAATATGGGGTCGCTTCGTTCAAAATTTTTATGTTTTATGGTGGTTATGGTCTGCATGGTCTATCCGATCAGCAGAATCTATTTTTGATGATTAACAAAGAAGAACGCTATGACTTTGCTCACTTTGAATTCATCATGCGGGGTTTAGCTCAACTACGAGAGCGCTATCCGGCTGATTCAATCAGCCTTAGTCTACATTGCGAAATTGCTGAGATTCTCAATGCTTATACCAAAATCGTTCAGCAGGACTCAAGCCTGACTGGGCTCAGTGCTTACAGTGCTGCCCGTCCTCCCCACTCTGAAGGGCTTGCTATTTGCATTGCCTCCTATCTCGCTCATGAAACAAACTGTATTAACATCAATCTGCTGCATCTAAGTTCTCGTAAAGCGGTTGAAGCAGCGCTAATGATGCAGTCTACATTTCCGCATATCAACTTTAAGCGAGAAGTCACAATCGGGCATTTGCTTCTTGATGTCGAAGCTCCCACCGGGAAATGGGCGAAAGTCAATCCACCGATTCGATCGCGCGCTGATGTCGAGTTTCTGTGGACTGCGGTGCTACAAAATCAGATTGATTGGATTGTTAGCGACCATGCTTGCTGCTCTGCCGAAAAGAAAGCCAGTCTCCAAGACCCAGACAACATCTGGTTAGCAAAATCGGGCTTTGGGGGCACAGAATATCTCCTCTCAGGCGTTCTGAGCGAAGGCAGTAAGCGGGGAATGTCCTACGACCACATGGCGCGATTGCTCTGCTGGAATCCTGCACAACGGTTTGGACTCTGGCAAAAAGGGGACATCGCGATCGGATATGATGCTGACCTTGTGTTAGTTGATCCGAATGAACGCTTTGTAGTTCAGGCTGCTGAATCATTCTCTAAGCAGGGCTATACACCGTTTGAGGGGATGGAACTGACCGGGCGAGTCAAGCAAACGATGCTGCGCGGCAATCTCATTTACGATCGAGGACAAATTCTAGGCTCACCGCAAGGACGTTATTTAAAGCGATCGCAGTCGAGCCGTTAA
- a CDS encoding aspartyl/asparaginyl beta-hydroxylase domain-containing protein: MEQFNEYHLDPKQFTFLNMLQEQWQAIRDEFIAFKQNASPAEMQLALDVMGPKSQTIKTKGKSKYSAFGVLFQGMFIEQYIQAHRIKYPQYELQDVSEKVFELKEQYFPTLTEAIVATNSAYDGILRNVYFGTFLPGLDVKLHVNYNPHMNRGYLGLIVPEGDIAMKICHDKLYWHEGEFMVLDHSYPHCPHNYTDDERTVLVVDFFKTDQPKSEVIQFERELVKQRMEENPYSLGVFGRNDKATPEDFIKYGLSHQLEWDRALGSA, from the coding sequence ATGGAGCAATTTAACGAGTATCATTTAGATCCCAAGCAGTTTACTTTTCTGAATATGCTTCAGGAGCAGTGGCAAGCGATTCGCGATGAATTTATCGCATTTAAGCAAAATGCTTCCCCAGCGGAAATGCAGCTTGCTCTTGATGTCATGGGGCCTAAAAGCCAAACGATCAAGACCAAAGGTAAATCGAAATATAGTGCCTTTGGTGTGTTATTTCAAGGAATGTTTATTGAACAATACATTCAGGCACATCGAATCAAATATCCCCAGTATGAGTTACAAGATGTGTCAGAAAAAGTATTTGAGTTAAAAGAGCAATATTTCCCAACATTGACAGAAGCGATCGTTGCAACAAATTCAGCTTATGATGGCATCCTGAGAAACGTATATTTCGGAACGTTTCTTCCGGGGCTAGATGTCAAGCTTCATGTGAACTATAACCCTCACATGAATCGCGGCTATCTGGGATTGATTGTGCCAGAAGGCGATATCGCGATGAAAATTTGCCATGACAAACTTTACTGGCACGAAGGCGAGTTTATGGTTCTAGACCACAGCTATCCGCACTGTCCACATAATTATACTGATGACGAAAGAACAGTCCTAGTAGTTGATTTCTTCAAAACGGATCAGCCTAAATCAGAAGTGATTCAGTTTGAACGGGAATTAGTCAAACAGCGTATGGAAGAGAATCCCTACAGTTTGGGCGTTTTTGGTAGGAATGATAAAGCGACCCCAGAAGACTTTATTAAGTATGGTTTGAGCCACCAGTTAGAATGGGATAGAGCGCTCGGAAGTGCCTGA